Proteins encoded by one window of Bacteroidota bacterium:
- a CDS encoding TIGR02757 family protein, whose translation MFEFNQLHDLLEAKYKQYNRPEFIETDPIQIPHQFTKKQDIEIAGFFAATLAWGQRSTILKNANQLMSLMDHAPHDFILNFENADLRIFEKFKHRTFNGIDCISFLKALQHLYRNSENLENAFFSSPSNHHIPENISNFKKLFFSLSHQNRTEKHIADPLKGSAAKRINMFLRWMVRKDEYGVDFGIWKAVKPSELFCPLDTHSGNVARKLGLLDRRQDDWKSVEELTTQLRRFDKDDPVKYDYALFGLGVFEKF comes from the coding sequence ATGTTTGAATTTAATCAACTTCACGATTTGCTGGAGGCAAAATACAAACAATACAATCGGCCCGAATTTATTGAAACAGATCCAATACAAATCCCTCATCAGTTTACAAAAAAGCAAGACATTGAAATTGCCGGATTCTTTGCCGCCACACTTGCATGGGGGCAACGATCAACCATACTGAAAAATGCAAATCAGTTAATGAGTTTGATGGATCATGCACCTCATGATTTTATTTTAAATTTTGAAAATGCTGATCTTCGAATTTTTGAAAAATTTAAGCATCGCACATTTAATGGGATCGATTGTATTTCTTTTCTTAAAGCACTTCAACACCTATATCGAAATTCTGAAAATCTTGAAAATGCTTTTTTTTCTTCACCTTCAAATCATCATATTCCGGAAAATATTTCGAATTTCAAGAAATTGTTTTTTTCTCTTTCCCATCAAAACAGAACAGAAAAGCACATAGCAGATCCACTTAAAGGTTCAGCAGCAAAACGCATAAATATGTTTTTACGTTGGATGGTTCGGAAAGATGAATACGGGGTTGACTTTGGAATTTGGAAAGCAGTTAAACCATCTGAATTATTTTGTCCCCTGGATACCCATTCAGGAAATGTTGCTCGTAAACTTGGGCTGCTTGATCGCCGGCAAGATGACTGGAAATCTGTGGAAGAATTGACTACTCAGCTCAGACGATTCGACAAGGATGATCCTGTTAAATATGATTATGCACTTTTTGGTCTTGGAGTTTTTGAAAAATTTTAA
- a CDS encoding glutathione peroxidase — MKKIFISIILISIVGMTNAQNKNFHDFKAENITGELIDFSVFKGKKVLVVNTASKCGLTPQYKQLQELYDTYGGQGFEIIGFPANNFAGQEPGTKEEIKTFCEQNYGVTFTMMNKVSVKGDDISPIYSWLTKESENGVMDSEVTWNFQKYFIDENGHLVDFVTPKTSPLDDKITAWVKK; from the coding sequence ATGAAAAAAATATTTATATCTATTATCCTAATAAGCATTGTAGGCATGACAAACGCACAAAATAAAAATTTCCACGATTTTAAGGCAGAAAACATTACCGGAGAACTTATAGACTTCTCGGTATTTAAGGGGAAAAAAGTTTTGGTAGTGAATACCGCTTCTAAATGCGGCCTTACGCCACAATATAAGCAACTACAAGAACTTTACGACACCTATGGCGGACAAGGTTTTGAAATTATTGGATTTCCGGCAAATAACTTTGCAGGTCAGGAACCCGGCACTAAAGAAGAAATCAAAACTTTTTGTGAACAAAATTATGGGGTTACATTTACCATGATGAATAAAGTTTCCGTAAAAGGTGATGATATTAGCCCTATTTATTCATGGTTGACTAAAGAAAGCGAGAATGGTGTGATGGATTCAGAAGTTACCTGGAATTTCCAGAAATACTTTATTGATGAGAATGGTCATTTGGTTGATTTTGTAACACCTAAAACAAGCCCTCTTGATGATAAAATTACCGCTTGGGTGAAAAAATAA
- a CDS encoding 1-acyl-sn-glycerol-3-phosphate acyltransferase — MKIILSHILTPVYFVVFGFLVVIFQPIQMLCRNIWGYQSHKTSVDILNLLLFKSLIIVGAKIKIEGSFDFPANRPLIIVANHQSTYDIPAIYWLFRKNHPKFIAKKELEKYIPSISYNLRHSGAAIIDRKNPTQAIKEIIRLGRLIETNKYSACIFPEGTRSRTGKLRSFQSGGIKTLLKVSPSALIVPFAINGNYKLHRYGKYPLSFGETLKFTVLEPIEPNHILAEELVLKIEQEISKAIGD; from the coding sequence ATGAAGATCATTTTATCACATATTCTTACTCCTGTTTACTTTGTTGTTTTTGGTTTCTTGGTTGTAATATTTCAGCCAATTCAAATGTTATGTAGAAATATTTGGGGATATCAAAGTCATAAAACAAGTGTCGACATTTTGAACCTATTGCTATTTAAAAGTCTAATTATCGTTGGTGCAAAAATAAAAATTGAAGGATCATTCGACTTTCCGGCAAATCGCCCATTAATTATTGTTGCCAATCATCAAAGCACTTATGATATTCCTGCAATTTATTGGCTTTTTCGTAAAAATCATCCGAAATTTATTGCAAAAAAGGAGTTAGAAAAATACATTCCAAGCATTTCATATAATTTACGCCATAGTGGTGCTGCCATTATTGACCGTAAAAACCCCACTCAGGCCATCAAGGAAATTATTAGACTTGGCCGACTCATCGAAACAAATAAGTATTCAGCTTGTATCTTTCCTGAAGGGACCCGCAGCCGAACCGGTAAATTAAGATCCTTTCAATCGGGAGGAATTAAAACATTGTTAAAAGTGTCACCATCCGCCTTGATAGTTCCATTTGCCATTAATGGAAATTATAAATTACATCGATATGGTAAATACCCGTTGAGTTTTGGTGAAACCTTGAAGTTTACTGTTCTTGAGCCTATTGAACCAAATCATATTTTGGCTGAGGAATTAGTGCTTAAAATTGAACAGGAAATTTCAAAAGCTATAGGTGATTAA
- a CDS encoding MFS transporter, producing the protein MLKLQKLNLNPLEKRTFKIHTVYSLIEAVILGVLALNEFVFLKSLFGSNYQLGFLFQFSAVVFVFLLFINEFIRRIRDRKRLLIFTGLITRLPLFLLILFPHSAASFQGNSIYHYVFLAIFLVYFLGNPIIFPNINYLLKANYSNANFAHLYSISTSLNKIVMLIVTLVYGLWLDADNYIFIYVFPVMAILGVGSIYLLTKMHFPEEKPLTIRKTFFQSVFQSGKNMYCILKENVAYRHFEIGFMLYGFAFMFTMPILFIYFYDELNLNYFSVAFYRNAYNIIAIIILPYFGKLMGKTDPRIFGILTYASLGLYILFLGLTSYLPFYTDFMSIRLYYSLIGYVVFHGVFAASMVLLWNIGSSYFCSAEEAGTYQSLHLSLVGIRAIFAPLFGIFFYELFGFNATFGLSIIFVILSIYVMIWSHRRIPISTNTTEKAENC; encoded by the coding sequence ATGTTAAAACTCCAAAAACTTAATTTAAATCCACTCGAAAAGCGGACTTTCAAAATCCACACCGTCTATTCTTTAATTGAGGCAGTGATTTTGGGTGTATTGGCACTGAATGAATTTGTGTTTTTAAAGAGTTTATTCGGGTCCAACTATCAGCTGGGTTTTTTGTTTCAATTTAGTGCAGTTGTTTTTGTTTTTTTACTTTTTATTAATGAGTTTATTCGACGTATTAGAGACAGGAAACGATTATTAATCTTTACAGGACTGATAACCAGACTACCCTTGTTTCTCTTAATTCTTTTCCCTCATTCGGCAGCATCTTTTCAGGGAAACTCAATATATCATTATGTTTTTCTGGCAATCTTTCTGGTTTATTTTTTAGGTAATCCTATTATTTTCCCGAACATAAATTATCTTTTAAAAGCGAATTACAGCAATGCTAATTTTGCTCATTTATATAGCATTTCAACTTCTTTGAACAAAATTGTAATGCTTATAGTTACCTTGGTTTATGGCTTGTGGCTTGATGCAGATAACTATATTTTCATCTATGTTTTCCCTGTGATGGCGATTCTGGGAGTTGGGTCGATTTATCTGTTAACTAAAATGCATTTCCCTGAAGAAAAACCTCTGACAATTCGAAAAACCTTCTTTCAATCAGTATTTCAGTCGGGTAAAAATATGTATTGCATCCTTAAGGAAAATGTTGCATACCGCCATTTTGAAATCGGATTTATGTTATATGGATTCGCTTTCATGTTCACAATGCCCATTCTTTTTATTTATTTTTATGATGAATTAAACCTCAATTATTTTAGTGTTGCATTTTACCGGAATGCTTATAATATTATCGCGATTATTATACTGCCATACTTTGGAAAGCTTATGGGGAAAACCGACCCACGTATATTTGGAATTTTAACCTACGCTTCTTTAGGTTTGTATATTCTGTTTCTTGGATTAACCTCATATTTACCTTTTTATACCGATTTTATGAGTATTAGACTGTATTATTCTTTGATAGGATATGTTGTTTTTCATGGAGTATTTGCTGCATCTATGGTTTTACTATGGAATATTGGTTCGTCATATTTTTGCAGTGCAGAAGAGGCAGGCACCTATCAATCATTGCATTTATCGTTAGTTGGTATTCGGGCTATATTTGCACCATTATTTGGGATATTTTTTTATGAATTATTTGGTTTTAATGCTACATTTGGATTGTCGATTATTTTCGTAATACTGAGTATTTACGTAATGATATGGTCGCATCGTCGGATACCTATATCAACGAACACAACCGAAAAAGCAGAAAATTGCTGA
- a CDS encoding Nramp family divalent metal transporter, giving the protein MNLKSKNIFKMLGPGIVVAATGVGAGDLIAASVSGAQYGYALLWAAIAGAILKYVLNEGVSRWQLVYGTSLMQAWMEKLNAFFSWYFFVYLIVWSFIVAAALMAACGLSAHAIIPVLTVAQWGVIHSILAAVLVLGGKYHLIEKLMKFFIALMFVITITSAILIKPDILTILKSIFIPSIPPGSLKFILGVIGGVGGSVTLLSYGYWISEKKWQGTSFLTQSRLDLGFAYMLTGFFGLAIMIVAAGTKPDVIQGNMMVLALADKMGEVTGQTGKWIFLIGFWGAVFSSMIGVWHGIPYLFADFVQLKFKRGILGQSQLAQSKFYKYYVLYLALPPIILLYMGKPVWIVILYAVAGAFFMPFLAITLLYLNNRFRWLKQFKNSLITNIILALSLFLFAYLMLNELMNYL; this is encoded by the coding sequence ATGAATTTAAAATCTAAAAATATTTTTAAAATGTTGGGGCCCGGTATTGTCGTGGCTGCAACAGGTGTCGGGGCCGGTGATTTAATTGCTGCATCGGTATCCGGTGCTCAGTACGGTTATGCATTGTTATGGGCGGCTATTGCCGGTGCAATATTAAAATACGTGTTGAATGAAGGTGTTTCAAGATGGCAACTGGTTTACGGTACCAGCTTGATGCAGGCATGGATGGAAAAGTTAAATGCCTTCTTTAGCTGGTATTTCTTTGTGTATTTAATCGTATGGTCGTTTATAGTAGCTGCCGCCCTCATGGCTGCCTGTGGCTTATCGGCACATGCAATCATTCCAGTATTGACTGTAGCTCAATGGGGAGTGATTCATTCGATATTAGCAGCAGTTTTGGTTTTAGGTGGGAAATATCATCTGATTGAAAAACTTATGAAGTTCTTTATTGCACTAATGTTCGTAATTACAATTACCAGTGCAATATTGATCAAGCCGGATATATTGACCATTTTAAAGTCCATTTTTATTCCAAGCATTCCTCCCGGATCTCTTAAATTTATTTTGGGGGTGATTGGTGGAGTAGGGGGTAGCGTAACCTTATTGAGTTATGGATATTGGATTAGTGAAAAAAAATGGCAAGGAACTTCATTTTTAACACAGAGCCGTTTGGATTTAGGCTTTGCTTATATGCTAACCGGGTTTTTTGGACTCGCCATTATGATAGTCGCAGCTGGAACTAAGCCCGATGTGATACAAGGAAATATGATGGTTTTGGCACTTGCCGATAAAATGGGCGAAGTAACCGGCCAGACCGGGAAATGGATATTTCTGATAGGATTTTGGGGTGCGGTATTTTCTTCCATGATAGGGGTATGGCATGGAATTCCTTATTTATTCGCCGATTTCGTTCAATTAAAATTTAAGCGTGGCATTTTGGGGCAATCGCAATTGGCTCAGAGCAAATTTTATAAATATTATGTACTCTATCTGGCCCTTCCTCCAATTATTTTACTCTATATGGGCAAACCAGTCTGGATAGTAATTCTATATGCGGTTGCCGGTGCATTCTTTATGCCATTTTTAGCCATAACTTTGCTTTATTTAAATAACCGCTTTCGCTGGTTAAAACAATTTAAAAATTCTTTGATAACAAATATCATTCTGGCCTTATCACTCTTCCTCTTTGCATATTTGATGTTGAATGAGTTGATGAATTATTTATAG
- a CDS encoding outer membrane lipoprotein-sorting protein produces MKKLKLFCIALIVGISTQINAQTADETIANYFENTGGVAKWQALQGIKMSAKVNQGGMEIPLEIIQLKGGKQMTVINFQGKEIKQGVFNGEILWSTNFMTQKAEKGDQETTDNMKLLVNDFPDPFLDYKKNGYTIELLGKETLDGSETFKIKLTKKPITVDGAKVEDITYYFFDAENFVPLVIHSEIKSGPMKGQVSEVKMSDYQEVDGLSLPHSMTQGLKGQPGQAIAIDKIELNPQIDPKEFEFPEEVAVGADPVKK; encoded by the coding sequence ATGAAAAAACTGAAACTATTTTGTATAGCATTAATTGTTGGAATTTCAACTCAAATTAATGCACAAACTGCTGATGAAACTATTGCTAACTATTTCGAGAATACAGGAGGAGTAGCTAAATGGCAAGCACTTCAAGGGATTAAAATGAGCGCCAAAGTTAACCAGGGAGGAATGGAAATCCCACTTGAAATAATTCAATTAAAAGGAGGCAAACAAATGACCGTTATTAATTTTCAAGGAAAAGAAATTAAACAAGGTGTTTTTAATGGTGAGATTTTATGGAGTACCAATTTCATGACCCAAAAAGCAGAAAAAGGCGACCAGGAAACTACTGACAATATGAAACTACTGGTAAATGATTTCCCAGATCCATTTCTGGATTATAAGAAAAATGGCTATACTATCGAATTATTAGGTAAGGAAACCCTTGATGGTAGCGAAACTTTCAAGATAAAACTTACCAAAAAACCTATTACCGTAGATGGGGCAAAAGTGGAAGATATTACATATTATTTCTTTGATGCAGAAAACTTTGTTCCTTTGGTTATACATTCTGAAATTAAATCAGGTCCGATGAAAGGACAAGTTTCTGAAGTTAAAATGAGCGACTACCAAGAAGTAGATGGCTTATCTTTACCTCATTCAATGACCCAAGGCTTAAAAGGCCAACCCGGACAAGCGATTGCCATCGACAAAATTGAGTTAAATCCTCAAATCGATCCTAAGGAATTTGAATTTCCTGAAGAGGTTGCAGTTGGAGCTGATCCTGTTAAAAAATAA
- a CDS encoding rubredoxin, with the protein MNQEALFKITYGLYILSASDGQRMTGHVSNTIFQVTADPVRFAVASNKNNLTTELISKSKAFSISVLEQDVDLAFLGPWGFKSGRDIEKFKGLKHKIGQTGSPILLEKAVAYFECKLTETIDTGSHILFIGDVIDMDLVNENSTPLTYEYYRKVIKGISPKNAPTYIKDHDVGEEVGPKSSSTKKQLYQCTVCGLIYDPEDGDPDSGIAPGTAFEDIPDKWTCPVCGVTKDDFKPISS; encoded by the coding sequence ATGAATCAGGAAGCATTATTTAAAATCACTTATGGCTTGTATATCTTAAGTGCAAGCGATGGTCAAAGAATGACCGGACATGTCTCGAATACTATATTTCAAGTAACTGCCGACCCCGTCCGATTTGCTGTTGCTTCCAATAAAAATAACCTCACAACTGAATTAATAAGTAAAAGCAAAGCTTTCAGTATTTCCGTTTTGGAACAAGATGTTGATCTTGCTTTTCTTGGCCCTTGGGGATTCAAGTCGGGTCGCGATATTGAAAAATTTAAGGGTTTAAAACATAAAATCGGACAAACAGGTTCACCTATTCTATTAGAGAAAGCGGTGGCCTATTTTGAATGTAAGCTTACCGAAACCATTGATACAGGTTCTCATATCTTATTTATTGGAGATGTGATAGATATGGATCTGGTTAATGAAAATTCAACCCCTCTCACATACGAATATTATCGTAAGGTGATTAAGGGAATTTCTCCTAAAAACGCACCTACCTATATAAAAGATCATGATGTTGGAGAAGAAGTCGGACCAAAATCCTCAAGTACTAAAAAGCAATTATATCAATGCACAGTTTGTGGTTTAATATACGACCCGGAAGACGGTGACCCTGATTCAGGTATTGCCCCCGGAACTGCATTTGAAGATATCCCTGATAAATGGACCTGTCCTGTATGTGGGGTTACGAAAGATGATTTTAAACCGATAAGCTCCTGA
- a CDS encoding 2-oxoacid:acceptor oxidoreductase family protein, with protein MTEEIIIAGFGGQGVLSMGKILAYSGIMQDQEVSWMPSYGPEMRGGTANVTVIISDERVSSPVLNEFDTAIILNQQSMDKFEKTVKPGGYLLYDPNGITKHPVRTDIKIFKIEGSKLSAEMGNTKIFNMVVLGAYMKMRPIVKIENVIRGLKKSLPERYHSLIPINESAINKGMENLVNVN; from the coding sequence ATGACAGAAGAAATTATCATTGCAGGTTTTGGTGGACAAGGCGTTTTGTCAATGGGTAAAATCTTGGCCTATTCAGGAATTATGCAAGACCAAGAGGTAAGCTGGATGCCTTCTTACGGACCTGAAATGCGCGGTGGCACAGCTAATGTCACAGTAATTATTAGTGACGAAAGGGTAAGTTCACCTGTATTAAACGAATTTGACACAGCCATCATTCTAAACCAGCAATCGATGGATAAGTTTGAGAAAACCGTAAAGCCGGGTGGATATCTTTTATATGATCCAAATGGTATTACAAAACATCCTGTGCGAACAGATATTAAAATTTTTAAAATTGAAGGCAGTAAGCTATCGGCTGAAATGGGTAATACTAAAATCTTCAATATGGTAGTTTTGGGTGCCTATATGAAGATGCGGCCCATTGTGAAAATTGAGAATGTAATTAGAGGATTGAAAAAATCATTGCCCGAAAGATACCATTCATTAATTCCTATTAATGAATCAGCCATTAATAAAGGCATGGAAAATCTGGTTAATGTAAATTAA
- a CDS encoding 2-oxoglutarate oxidoreductase yields MRDEIYNEIVQPENLVYKKTELMTDKVLSYCPGCGHGTAHRIIMEVIEELDLQENTIAIAPVGCSVLAYEFMNVDIQQAAHGRAPAVATGIKRCWPDKIVFTYQGDGDLAAIGTAETIHAINRGENIVIIFVNNGIYGMTGGQMAPTTLPGMKSSTSPYGRDVALMGSPIKMTELISHLDGAYFVTRQAVHTPAHVRKTKKAVKMAFQNQVDKKGGVSFVEIVSNCNSGWKMSPVHANEWMVDNMFPFYPLGDIKVDGEMVKK; encoded by the coding sequence ATGAGAGACGAAATATATAATGAAATTGTTCAGCCCGAGAACTTAGTTTATAAAAAAACTGAGTTGATGACCGATAAAGTATTGAGTTATTGTCCTGGTTGCGGTCACGGAACAGCCCATCGTATTATCATGGAAGTAATTGAAGAACTAGACCTTCAGGAAAATACAATTGCAATTGCCCCGGTTGGCTGTTCAGTGCTGGCTTATGAATTTATGAATGTCGATATTCAACAGGCTGCTCACGGACGAGCACCTGCTGTTGCAACTGGCATAAAACGTTGCTGGCCCGATAAGATTGTATTTACTTATCAAGGTGATGGTGACCTTGCTGCCATCGGAACTGCCGAAACCATTCATGCCATCAACAGAGGTGAAAATATCGTGATTATTTTTGTTAATAATGGTATTTATGGAATGACCGGTGGCCAAATGGCTCCAACAACTTTACCCGGAATGAAATCCTCAACCTCACCTTATGGCAGGGATGTTGCATTGATGGGTAGCCCTATTAAAATGACCGAATTAATCTCTCATTTAGATGGAGCTTATTTTGTAACCCGTCAGGCTGTTCACACACCTGCACATGTTCGTAAAACAAAAAAAGCCGTAAAAATGGCCTTTCAAAATCAGGTAGATAAAAAAGGTGGAGTTTCATTTGTTGAAATCGTATCCAATTGTAATTCCGGTTGGAAAATGAGCCCCGTTCACGCAAATGAATGGATGGTTGATAATATGTTCCCATTTTATCCACTGGGAGATATCAAAGTTGATGGTGAAATGGTAAAAAAATAA
- a CDS encoding glycoside hydrolase family 47 protein: MMKALLLSLFITLTLVSCQNIDSKKIINDQTENNRLAQEVITETLRSWDAYKEYAWGHDALTPLSKSFTDWYSEPLYISPIDAYSTLYLMGLMDEAKEIENYVVDSLNFNKNIDAKIFEVNIRILGGLLSMYELSENPKVLDKARDFADRMMPAFNTKTGVPKYWVNLKTGIARGDTVNVAEAGTYTFEMGMLSYYTKDPKYYQAGKKATLAIYNRRSAIGLIGDVIDVETGEWVSETSHICAGVDSYYEYLYKSYLMFGDSELGKIWDESIIGIHQYLAEEFDEKLWYGRVNMNTGDRTSSVVTLYDAFFPAILALSGDIDRAEKYEKTWSWLWNKYGLEPSGYDYKKAIAKYPDYDLNPEIIESAYYLYHLTGDTTYLSMNKKFWTDIKKYCRTEVAYTSIVNVETMEQKDYMPTFFFAETLKYFYLTFSHHQNNFNFDDHIFNTEAHPFRRSGIDKTEAKIRLGF; encoded by the coding sequence ATGATGAAAGCACTTCTTTTAAGTCTATTTATTACCCTTACATTGGTTTCTTGCCAAAATATAGATTCAAAAAAAATCATTAATGACCAGACTGAAAACAACCGACTGGCTCAGGAAGTAATTACCGAAACACTCAGATCGTGGGACGCATACAAAGAATATGCATGGGGACATGATGCCCTGACACCGCTTTCAAAATCGTTTACCGACTGGTACAGCGAACCGCTCTATATATCACCTATTGATGCATACAGCACGCTCTACTTGATGGGATTAATGGACGAAGCAAAAGAAATTGAAAATTATGTAGTTGATTCATTAAATTTTAATAAAAATATAGATGCAAAAATATTTGAAGTGAACATTCGAATATTGGGTGGTTTGCTATCGATGTATGAATTATCAGAAAATCCAAAAGTTTTAGATAAAGCAAGAGATTTTGCAGATCGAATGATGCCTGCATTTAATACAAAAACAGGAGTTCCTAAATATTGGGTAAACCTTAAAACCGGAATTGCCAGAGGCGATACAGTGAACGTTGCTGAAGCCGGAACCTATACATTTGAAATGGGCATGTTAAGCTATTATACCAAAGATCCAAAATACTATCAGGCAGGAAAAAAGGCAACACTGGCTATTTACAATCGACGTTCAGCTATAGGATTGATAGGTGATGTAATTGATGTTGAAACAGGTGAATGGGTATCCGAAACAAGCCATATTTGCGCCGGGGTTGATTCTTACTATGAGTATCTGTACAAAAGTTACCTCATGTTTGGCGATTCTGAATTAGGTAAAATATGGGATGAAAGCATCATTGGTATTCACCAATATTTAGCTGAGGAGTTTGATGAAAAACTATGGTACGGACGTGTTAACATGAATACAGGTGATAGAACCAGTTCAGTAGTTACTCTATACGATGCATTTTTTCCTGCCATACTAGCTTTGTCGGGCGATATTGATCGTGCTGAAAAGTATGAGAAAACCTGGAGCTGGCTTTGGAATAAATACGGCTTAGAGCCCTCTGGTTATGATTATAAAAAAGCTATTGCAAAATATCCTGATTATGATCTTAATCCGGAAATCATCGAATCGGCTTATTACTTATATCATTTAACCGGTGATACAACCTATCTATCGATGAATAAGAAATTTTGGACTGATATTAAAAAATATTGTAGAACAGAAGTTGCATATACTTCTATTGTCAACGTCGAAACCATGGAACAAAAAGATTATATGCCCACTTTTTTCTTCGCCGAGACATTAAAGTATTTTTACCTTACTTTTTCACATCATCAAAACAATTTTAATTTTGATGATCATATTTTTAATACTGAAGCACATCCATTTCGAAGGAGTGGAATTGATAAAACAGAAGCAAAAATACGATTGGGGTTTTAA